In Sphingomonas profundi, the sequence GGCACACGCGCAGCAGATCGTCGCGCGCGTGGACGACAACCTCCTCCGCGGCGAAGGCGGCCGCCCAGGCGGCGGCCTGTGGCGAGCGGAAGGCGAGGAACCGCGCGCGCGCCCCGGCGCCCGGCGGGTTCAGCAGGTCCGCCGCCGCCAGCGGCGTGCCCCCGATCCCGTCGAGCAGGCGCGCGTGCAGGGCGGCCACATGGGCGGAGATCGCCGTTGTCGTCAGCCGCTCGCCGGCCAGCATGTCGCGCACCGCGACGAAGCGGTAGAGGCCGGAGGGATCGAAGGTGGATCCCATGAAGCGCCTCGCATCGGCCGGATAGCCTACCGTCCCCCGCTCGCTCGCATCGGCGAACCAGCCGGTCTCCTCGGGGCGCGGGCCGTAGCCGGGGGGCGCGTGCATCAGCCCGGCGCCCTCCCCTGCCATCGCATATTTGTAGCCGCCGGCGATGTAGAAGACGCGATCGGCCACGGCGGAGAGATCCGTCTCTATCGCCATGAAGCCGTGATAGCCGTCGATCGCCACCCACGGCCCTTCCGGCCGGGCGAGCGCGGCGAGATCGGCGATGCGATCGAACACCAGGCCGCTGCCGAACATGACCTGGCTGACATAGGCCAGATCGAAGCCGCCGGCCCGCGCCCGCGTGACGAAGCGATCGGCGAAGGTGGCGCGCGGCTCCATCGCCACCGCCTCCACGATCGCGCGGCCGCTCTCCGCCCAGCGCGCGGCCTGGCGGGCGAAGCTGGCGAACTCCCCGTCGCTCGTCAGGATGCGGACCGGCCGCCGATCGATCGCGGAGACCAGGCGGAGCAGCAGTTCGTGCGCGTTGCCGGCGAACGCCACGGTCGCCGCATCGGGCAGGTTCAGCTCGGCCGCGACATGGGCCTGCGCGCCGGGCCGGATCTCGTCCAGCACCCGCGACCACTTGTCGCCGGCCAGCCGCGCCGCATCGCTCCACGCGGCGATCTGGCCGACGAAGCTCGCATCGGGCCATAGCGGGTGGCTGTGCGCCGCCAGATGCACGCGATCGGGTGCGGCCGCGATCGCGCGCTGGAACAGATGCCGATAGCCGCCGCCCGTGCTCAAAGCCGCTCGGCCGAGGAGATCGCGTCCGCCGCGCGCAGCGCCGCGAGGATCTTCAT encodes:
- a CDS encoding class V aminotransferase; the protein is MSTGGGYRHLFQRAIAAAPDRVHLAAHSHPLWPDASFVGQIAAWSDAARLAGDKWSRVLDEIRPGAQAHVAAELNLPDAATVAFAGNAHELLLRLVSAIDRRPVRILTSDGEFASFARQAARWAESGRAIVEAVAMEPRATFADRFVTRARAGGFDLAYVSQVMFGSGLVFDRIADLAALARPEGPWVAIDGYHGFMAIETDLSAVADRVFYIAGGYKYAMAGEGAGLMHAPPGYGPRPEETGWFADASERGTVGYPADARRFMGSTFDPSGLYRFVAVRDMLAGERLTTTAISAHVAALHARLLDGIGGTPLAAADLLNPPGAGARARFLAFRSPQAAAWAAAFAAEEVVVHARDDLLRVCPGLNNDERDVDRFLAVARALPGTTAPG